A stretch of the Bacteroidota bacterium genome encodes the following:
- the rplR gene encoding 50S ribosomal protein L18 codes for MINKAKFKNRDRIRKHIRKNISGTTECPRLSVYRSLKHIYAQLIDDTKGNTIVFVSTRSKDLQDSIKEIKSKTELAKLVGIHLAKKAIENKIQTVVFDRGGFRYHGNVKAIADGAREGGLKF; via the coding sequence ATGATAAATAAAGCAAAATTTAAAAACCGCGACCGCATTCGTAAACATATTCGTAAAAATATTTCCGGAACTACTGAGTGTCCGCGATTATCGGTTTATCGTAGTCTGAAGCATATTTACGCTCAACTCATCGATGATACTAAGGGCAATACTATAGTATTTGTATCAACCCGGTCGAAAGATTTACAAGATTCGATTAAAGAAATAAAGAGTAAAACTGAACTAGCAAAGTTAGTCGGAATTCATCTTGCAAAGAAAGCAATAGAAAATAAAATTCAAACTGTTGTATTTGATAGAGGCGGATTCCGATATCATGGTAATGTTAAAGCGATAGCTGATGGTGCCCGAGAGGGTGGATTGAAATTCTAA
- the rplF gene encoding 50S ribosomal protein L6, with the protein MSRVGRKPIPIPKGVKIEINGNEIQVAGTKGNLTSQKPDSISVAVEGNEIILKRSSEDKRDKALHGLWRALVANMVHGVSEGYQKKLEIVGVGYKAEIKGKGIQLALGFSHPIFFVPPQGINIAAPTPTSIMIQGIDKYLVGLVAAKIRSFRPPEPYKGKGVKYEGEYIRRKAGKTAASAGSK; encoded by the coding sequence GTGTCAAGAGTAGGTCGTAAACCAATTCCAATCCCTAAAGGGGTTAAAATAGAAATTAACGGCAACGAGATACAGGTTGCCGGAACAAAAGGTAATTTAACATCCCAAAAGCCCGACAGTATTTCTGTTGCGGTCGAAGGAAATGAAATTATACTTAAGAGAAGTTCCGAAGACAAACGAGATAAAGCCCTTCATGGCTTATGGCGTGCTTTGGTTGCCAACATGGTACACGGTGTTTCTGAAGGTTATCAGAAAAAACTCGAAATCGTAGGCGTAGGTTATAAAGCTGAAATCAAAGGAAAAGGAATCCAGTTAGCACTCGGCTTTTCGCATCCTATTTTCTTTGTTCCTCCTCAAGGAATAAATATTGCAGCCCCCACACCGACTAGTATAATGATTCAAGGAATAGACAAATATCTTGTAGGACTTGTTGCAGCAAAGATTCGCTCGTTCCGACCGCCGGAACCATACAAAGGTAAAGGGGTAAAATACGAAGGTGAATACATTCGTCGTAAAGCCGGTAAAACTGCAGCATCAGCCGGTTCAAAATAA